GTACACAACATTGTTGATGATAGatacaaaaaagaaagaaagtgTAACTGTGTTGATGGAATTTTGGAGGTCTATGGATGTATACGGATTTGGGTCTGTGACCACCCTCTCTTGCCTGAACAAGTGTTGATTTCTAGATGACGCAGAATTGCTGCTTACTTTGCAAATCCATTCATCTCTATGTGCACACGAGATTTCAAACGTAGATAATACGTTGAGTAGCAAATTACTGTAAATTTGAACAGAAACCAAAACACAATACCTCCAAGTTTTGCAGAGAGAAGACACGTGTCCTACGGATGAGACGCCATCCTTGTGCCGTTGCGCCTCCGTCTATTTGTAGCCTCCAAAATCAAAATCCAACATCCGGGAAGCCAAACACATTCCCCTCCGCCGCAGTTGCACGCATCGCTCGCTCGATGCTCCCGCCGCAGCTcccgctcgccgtcgccgccaccaccaccgccgccatcacCTGCCGCGGCAGCTCCTCCAGCGgtcgccgccgcggccgccgcccgaAGGCCAAGCCCATCGTGTTCCCGCCTCCGCCGGTACGCCGCCTGGTCTCCACCtccctccgccgcctcctcccgcgcctGCGCCCCCTCGGCGGCCGACGGCCAAGGCGGAAATCGCCCGCCGAGGATGTCGCGGTGCTGCTCCTCTCTCTGGCGTTCGGCGACAGGCTCACCGCCCTCGCGGAGGCTTGGCGCGCGTCGGGCCTGGGCCAGGCGCTCGGCATCTGGGCGGCGGTGTTCGggagggcgaggaggaggaggatgaacggGCTCCGGCGGCTCGCGGCGCTGCTGCTCGGGATCGCGTTCTGCGCGCTCGTCTCGCACTTCAGGGGCGCGGCGTTCTTGGAAGGCCTCGGGAAGACGGGAGGCGGCCGGAAATTAGCGCGGATTTTCCTCCATTGATTGATTGATTGATTTGGTACCTATGTTCGATTTCTTGAGGTGTATTGCCCAAATACGGGATTGAGGCGTCGGGATTATAGCTTTCCTTGTGCGGATGTATTCTCTGTTCTTGACCTGTCGATATGATTTTGTCGCATTTTTCATGAATCTACTTGGAGGCACATTGTTGCCGTCCTGCTTGACATTGTGCTTCTGCTAAATGACATTCGAAGTTGTTCGTTTGTCGGGAGGTTTTTGCGTTAGCACGCTGAAATGGAAGTCCAGCTATTTGCTGCTTGGAAAGTTGACAGGACAATACTTCCCCAACCTAGTTTGGAGATTTTCTTCTTTGAATCAGAGCTCAAATCAAACGCCAGTTTAGGCTCAAGTCAGTGCTAGCACAATAGCGAAATCTGCAGCACCATACTGGATACAGTTAGGTTTTCCTTTCCAGGCCACTAGAACAAATTAGCGGTAGATTACAAACAGAAGTGAACAAAAATGATAACCACAATACTCCTTTCTTGAGAAAACACAAGTGCAACCTCACAGCTGACTGTCAGCAGGGCATTAGTTGCTCATGTGCCTACAAGCTTAACTACAAATTACATTCCTATGACGCGGTATCTAAAGCCAAAAAATCCCTGCTTACAGTCACTGGTGGCTCAATATTATCACCCTAACATCACCGCATAGATAAGTTACCAAAGATGCTACGTTGGAACAATGTGTTAGCCATGACAGCTGTTATCTCTGGAACAGTAAGACGTGATGGCTTTCTATAGCGACCTCTTTTTCTTTAGCTTTGGGTCCTCGTCCAACATCGTCAAGTCATCATCGTCTTCAACAACCTGAGCGCTAGTGGATGCACCACAATTTTCCTTTGTTTCCGATATTTCATCCAGCTTACGCTTCATTCCAGGTTTAGCGGATATATCCTCAACAGTGTCATGTGCACTCGATGAAGAAGCTGCAGATTTGTTCGCCCCATTACTGTTGACTTGCTTCTCCACTGGAGCAGACCATCCAGATAAAACCATTCCTTCAGGCTCTTTCTCCTCGTCAAACTCTTCCCTGCATGGATAACTGAATAATGAAGTTCTCCACTTTCACCCTTTGACATAATACTGAACTGTATGCATATGACAGAATTACAGCATGCAGGTTAAGTTTGGACATTAAACAATATATATCCATGTATTTGAAGTGTGATATTAAGTGTGGACTAAAAAAAAATGCATGTTAGAACCAATCTGTATGTTGAAGCACCGAGTAAAACAAGAGCAGTTTTTGCGGCATGCACTCTGAGACTAGAACCATCATCTCCTAACTTTATTTACCCAAAAATATGTAACATATGTGTTATATGCAGATCCTTTTGAAAATGGCTGTTGGAACATGTAAGGCACAGGGAACCTGAGAATTGTGTGATATACACATACAGCTAAGGTAGAGTTTTGATCGACACGTCTGGCCCATAAAGAAGACAGCAGGCTTTTAAATAACATTACTATAGTGAAAGTACAGATATGAACCTGTGTTTGATGTTAATGCTGCAAGATAACTCCTGCTGGAAATCCTCAACAGTAAGCTTTGTACCGTTAATTACTGGAGCTGGAAGTTCAGCCAAGACCTGTAATAATTGATCAGCACGAAGCTAATAAATAAACTGTACTGAACAAGTCGTTGCCACAAGGCCACCCACAGGCTAAAACAGAACAAATGACATGGAGTGTATTGTTCCCTTGGCCCTTGCCTTGAACAAGAAACACTATGAACCTTCGAGGGTAGTACCTTATCAAGGTTTAAAGCATAGTTTGCAGCCTCATCTTCCTCTAAGCCATCACCATCCTCAAAAACAAGTGTAGAACCAATCATTACCAATGGGAGGTTCATTCCAAGTTTGCTTTTTATAATCTTGTCAATAACCTCCCTAAGCTTTGTCTCCTTAGTGTTAACATCCAGAAGAAGAGGGGTCTGACACATATTAAGTTTTAGTTTCAGGTCACAACGAAGGGAAAAAAAAAGGAATAACATGTAAGCATGTCATATCTTAGACATCACAAAATACCTCAGAACAGACATAGCATGATTTAT
This region of Lolium perenne isolate Kyuss_39 chromosome 2, Kyuss_2.0, whole genome shotgun sequence genomic DNA includes:
- the LOC127332842 gene encoding uncharacterized protein, whose translation is MRRHPCAVAPPSICSLQNQNPTSGKPNTFPSAAVARIARSMLPPQLPLAVAATTTAAITCRGSSSSGRRRGRRPKAKPIVFPPPPVRRLVSTSLRRLLPRLRPLGGRRPRRKSPAEDVAVLLLSLAFGDRLTALAEAWRASGLGQALGIWAAVFGRARRRRMNGLRRLAALLLGIAFCALVSHFRGAAFLEGLGKTGGGRKLARIFLH